The following DNA comes from Nitrospirota bacterium.
CTCAAGCAGTGCTGTCCCTGCCAGAATACCATTCCATGCAATATCATATAAAAGCTTCTCTTCAGAAAATCTTGCTATGGCTGGTTCTTCTGTTTTAGGGGGTGGCATTGCCTTATCTATAATTGGAGATGCCTGTTGAGGTAAATATGCCTTGGCTGTTTCAATCGCTTCGCTGGAAGGAATATTATCCATCTCTTCTTGAATAGGTGGCTGATGCTCCCTGCTCGGCGCTTGATGTTCGATGCTCGTTTTACTTGTTACCTTCTTTTTTTCTTTTGGGGTTGTTGTAATCGCCGGAGTGGCCTTAATTATATCGGCAATAATTATTGACCTATGGATAGGAAGCTCAAAACCTCCTACTCCTGCAAGCACAAAAAGGACAGAGAAATGAAAAGCAAAGGATATTACAAGTGTCCCCCAAAAATTTTGTGATTTCATCGCACACCCCTGAAACTCTTCCTGTGTATCTCACAAGGACCATGTTTGTTAATCGCATTCAGATGTTCTCTTGTTCCGTATCCTTTATGGATGTGGAAATTGTACTCAGGATAAATTCTGTGGTATTTCATCATCAGACGGTCCCTTGTAACTTTTGCTATTATTGATGCTGATGCTATTGATGCGCTGAGTGCGTCACCTTTTATTATACTCTTTTGTGGAATATTGAGGAGAGGTAAAGGGATGGCGTCCGTCAGTAAGAAATCAGGTGAATACGTAAGAGACTTAACCGCAGCCTCTGCTGCCTTTATTGTTGCCTGAAGGATATTTATCCTGTCAATAGTCTTTTCGTCA
Coding sequences within:
- a CDS encoding ribonuclease HII; translation: MQSFTISEKRRERQQRSKRRKSSECNDLLEKERFNSLLRYERETYSLGYRLVAGIDEAGRGPLAGPVVAAAVILPEDCFIDGLRDSKRVSEKKRERLFDVIYAIAIDIGIGIVDEKTIDRINILQATIKAAEAAVKSLTYSPDFLLTDAIPLPLLNIPQKSIIKGDALSASIASASIIAKVTRDRLMMKYHRIYPEYNFHIHKGYGTREHLNAINKHGPCEIHRKSFRGVR